The following are encoded together in the Natronincola ferrireducens genome:
- the ltaE gene encoding low-specificity L-threonine aldolase, giving the protein MKKLDFRSDTVTLPTEEMLEKMVQAELGDDVYGDDATVNKLEAIAAEILGKEAALFVPTGTMGNLLAVMTHTIPGQEIILEESSHIYLYEVAGIARVGGVQARTIRGTNGVMNPHVVEDVIRKEDIHFPETGLICLENTHNMSGGMAIPLENMKQIYKVAKENNLPVHLDGARLFNAASYLKVEAREIVQYVDSVMFCISKGLCAPIGSLLVGTKGFIQRARKYRKMLGGGMRQAGVIAAAGIHALEEMTGRLDVDHQHAKLLAQKLREIPGISIDIDKVHTNIINVDFTESGFTTSQLIPRFEERGLLTNPRNQYVIRFVTHKDVTKQDVHDAITIIKQIIE; this is encoded by the coding sequence ATGAAAAAACTTGATTTTAGAAGCGATACGGTGACATTACCTACAGAGGAAATGCTGGAAAAAATGGTGCAGGCTGAGCTAGGGGATGATGTCTATGGTGATGATGCAACTGTAAATAAATTGGAGGCAATAGCTGCAGAAATATTAGGAAAAGAAGCAGCACTATTTGTACCAACAGGAACAATGGGTAACTTATTGGCTGTTATGACCCACACAATCCCAGGACAGGAAATTATATTAGAGGAAAGCTCTCATATTTATCTATATGAGGTTGCAGGTATAGCCAGGGTAGGAGGGGTACAGGCAAGAACTATTAGAGGGACCAATGGTGTAATGAACCCCCATGTAGTGGAAGATGTCATTAGAAAAGAAGATATACATTTTCCTGAAACAGGTTTAATATGCTTAGAGAATACCCACAATATGTCTGGGGGTATGGCAATACCATTAGAAAATATGAAACAAATTTATAAAGTAGCGAAAGAAAACAATTTACCTGTCCATTTAGATGGGGCAAGATTATTTAATGCTGCCTCCTACCTTAAAGTAGAAGCTAGAGAAATTGTTCAATATGTGGATTCAGTAATGTTTTGCATTTCAAAAGGTCTCTGTGCCCCTATAGGCAGTCTACTGGTGGGGACCAAAGGCTTTATTCAAAGGGCTAGAAAATATAGAAAAATGCTTGGTGGAGGCATGAGACAGGCTGGGGTCATAGCTGCTGCTGGTATTCATGCTTTAGAGGAAATGACAGGAAGATTAGATGTTGATCATCAACATGCTAAACTACTAGCTCAAAAGCTAAGGGAGATACCTGGCATTTCCATTGACATTGATAAGGTACATACCAATATCATTAATGTTGACTTTACAGAAAGTGGCTTTACTACATCTCAGTTAATTCCTAGGTTTGAGGAAAGAGGGTTATTAACTAACCCTCGGAACCAATATGTTATAAGATTTGTCACTCATAAAGACGTTACCAAGCAGGATGTTCATGATGCCATTACTATAATTAAACAAATTATTGAGTAA
- the orr gene encoding ornithine racemase Orr has translation MNPRIDIDYNKLKHNANRMVKKYKEQGITIAAVTKGFCAVPQVAEAILEGGVKYFADSRIENLMKLKDFPIEKMLLRLPMISQAEAVVSYADISMNSEIKTIKILDQWASKAGKTHKIILMIDLGDLREGIFDDQEIDTVCEELKTLENIEVVGVGTNLTCYGGVIPNQENLGKLVEFAKYIEKALDTKLQIISGGNSSSVYLVEEGKIVEGINNLRLGEAILLGTESAYGQIIADNYQDIFTLVAEIIEIKEKPSIPVGEIGRDAFGNIPVFVDKGIRKRAILAVGKQDFGTHKIIPVDKSIEILGSSSDHLMVDITDCQKDLKVGDEVKFHVTYGAMLALTTSEYVHKNIIR, from the coding sequence ATGAACCCAAGAATAGATATTGATTACAACAAACTAAAGCACAATGCAAATCGAATGGTAAAAAAGTATAAAGAGCAGGGTATTACTATTGCTGCTGTTACTAAAGGATTTTGTGCTGTACCACAGGTAGCAGAGGCGATACTTGAAGGTGGAGTAAAGTACTTTGCCGACTCTAGGATAGAAAATCTCATGAAGCTAAAGGATTTCCCTATAGAAAAAATGCTCCTTAGACTTCCTATGATAAGTCAAGCAGAGGCTGTAGTCAGCTATGCGGACATTAGCATGAATTCAGAGATCAAAACCATAAAGATCCTTGATCAATGGGCATCAAAAGCTGGCAAAACCCATAAAATCATCTTGATGATAGATCTTGGAGATTTAAGGGAAGGCATCTTTGATGATCAAGAGATTGACACAGTATGTGAAGAACTAAAGACCTTAGAGAATATCGAGGTAGTGGGGGTAGGTACAAACCTAACCTGCTATGGTGGTGTTATTCCTAACCAAGAAAATCTAGGAAAACTAGTAGAATTTGCTAAATATATAGAAAAAGCATTAGATACAAAACTACAAATTATTAGTGGTGGAAATTCCAGCAGTGTTTATTTAGTTGAAGAAGGAAAAATAGTAGAAGGCATCAACAATTTACGTTTGGGTGAAGCTATTTTGCTGGGAACGGAAAGTGCCTATGGACAAATTATTGCTGATAATTATCAGGATATCTTTACCTTAGTAGCTGAGATTATAGAAATCAAAGAAAAGCCTTCAATACCTGTTGGAGAAATCGGTAGAGATGCCTTTGGAAATATACCGGTTTTTGTAGATAAGGGAATAAGAAAAAGAGCTATTCTAGCAGTAGGTAAACAGGACTTTGGCACCCATAAAATTATTCCAGTAGACAAATCTATTGAAATATTAGGCAGTAGTAGTGATCATTTAATGGTTGATATAACCGATTGTCAGAAGGACTTAAAAGTAGGAGATGAAGTGAAATTTCATGTGACCTATGGCGCTATGTTGGCCCTAACCACCAGTGAATATGTTCATAAAAATATTATAAGATAG
- a CDS encoding GlmL-related ornithine degradation protein produces MKVNVLVAEIGSTTTVVNAFQDIHSPCPKFIGQGQAPTTVIEGDVNIGLQGAVESLRNNLGVDKIEYDEMVATSSAAGGLKMTVHGLVYDMTVRAAKEAALGAGAIIHQITAGKLKRTDIKKTIEINPNIILIAGGVDYGERDTAIYNAEKIAEAGIKVPIIYAGNIENQEEIKDIFYETGNKLYIVENVYPKIDQLNIEPTRKIIQDAFEEHIIHAPGMKKVREMVNGPIIPTPGAVMEASKLLEEALGDLITFDVGGATTDLHSVTEGSEEINRILLNPEPLAKRTVEGDLGVYVNMRNIVEKIGEEKLQQELQLNIEKLMENHPPIPKTPEEIKFVGRLTLEAVLVALERHAGKLRHLYGPGGKTTVAEGKDLSNIKYVVGTGGALTRLPNSIEILRTALKKNNRNLLLPTEEVRILIDNHYIMASLGVLSKRHPEAALSLMKQSMGIN; encoded by the coding sequence ATGAAGGTTAATGTACTTGTAGCAGAGATTGGTAGTACAACTACCGTTGTTAATGCTTTTCAAGACATTCATAGCCCCTGCCCCAAATTTATTGGGCAGGGGCAAGCCCCTACAACCGTGATAGAGGGAGATGTGAATATCGGTCTCCAGGGTGCTGTGGAGAGTTTAAGGAATAATCTAGGTGTAGACAAGATTGAATACGATGAGATGGTGGCAACCAGTAGTGCTGCTGGAGGACTAAAAATGACAGTTCATGGATTAGTTTATGATATGACTGTAAGGGCCGCTAAGGAAGCAGCCTTAGGAGCAGGAGCCATCATTCATCAAATTACCGCCGGCAAATTAAAGCGGACGGATATTAAAAAAACTATTGAGATCAATCCCAACATCATATTAATTGCTGGAGGCGTTGACTACGGGGAAAGGGATACAGCTATCTACAATGCTGAAAAAATAGCGGAAGCTGGCATTAAGGTTCCTATTATCTATGCTGGTAATATAGAAAACCAAGAAGAAATTAAAGACATATTTTATGAGACAGGCAACAAATTATATATTGTAGAAAATGTTTATCCTAAGATTGATCAGTTAAATATTGAACCAACTAGAAAAATCATTCAAGATGCTTTTGAAGAGCATATTATCCATGCCCCTGGCATGAAGAAGGTTAGGGAAATGGTAAATGGTCCAATTATTCCTACTCCTGGAGCTGTGATGGAGGCATCTAAGCTTCTTGAAGAAGCATTAGGGGATTTAATTACATTTGATGTTGGTGGAGCTACAACAGATCTTCACTCTGTTACTGAAGGTAGTGAGGAGATCAACCGAATTCTATTGAATCCTGAACCGCTGGCTAAAAGAACTGTAGAAGGGGATTTAGGTGTCTATGTGAATATGAGAAATATTGTAGAAAAAATTGGTGAAGAAAAGCTTCAGCAAGAATTACAGTTAAATATAGAAAAATTGATGGAGAATCATCCACCAATACCAAAGACACCAGAGGAAATAAAATTTGTAGGAAGGTTAACCCTTGAGGCTGTACTGGTAGCCCTTGAAAGACATGCAGGAAAGTTAAGACACCTTTACGGCCCAGGAGGGAAAACAACCGTAGCTGAAGGAAAAGACCTTTCAAATATCAAATACGTTGTAGGTACTGGAGGGGCTTTAACAAGACTACCTAATTCCATAGAAATACTAAGAACTGCCCTGAAGAAAAATAACCGAAATCTTCTGTTACCAACAGAGGAGGTTAGGATTTTGATTGATAATCATTATATTATGGCTTCCTTAGGGGTATTGTCCAAAAGACATCCTGAAGCAGCCCTAAGCTTGATGAAACAAAGTATGGGAATAAATTAA
- the oraE gene encoding D-ornithine 4,5-aminomutase subunit OraE — MALKPNEKLDIKNILKDLDQYTPKRRGWTWRKREENLKMGPFIYKNCSTPLEQSTPLPSAKYFNDIDPQPDSVITTEIASGRFEDDIRRMRMAAWHGADHIMVIRTAGQSHFDGLIEGTPQGIGGIPVTRKQVRAQRKALDLIEEEVGRPINYHSYISGVAGPEIAVMFAEEGVNGAHQDPQYNVLYRNINMIRSFVDAAEAKKSMVWADIAQIDGAHNANATAREAWKVMPELMVQHALNSIYSVKVGMKKENICLSTVPPTAPPAPCMTLDLPYAVALRELFKEYKMRAQMNTKYMESSTREATVTHVLNLLMSRLTRADIQSTITPDEGRNVPWHIYNMEACDTAKQALVGMDGLMDMIELKNEGVLREKARELKERAVLFMEEVLEVGGYFKAVEDGFFVDSGYYPERNGDGIARKIDGGIGVGTVYERDEDYFAPVTAHFGYNNVAQYDDSMVDNPSQLIDGSTYEKPEKIIFIDELDETDNVDVRLDETKDLRESTKVKPEVEWMGDGYIMLNLFLPLPKRVAEFTAIEMAKKMGLEDVEVIHKEEMHPSEGTRIELKGRVGFTIDTKDLVIPPEPEIMSEDEVREDIEKQPMKIVAGTVGEDEHSVGLREIIDIKHGGIEKYGIECHYLGTSVAIEKLVDAAIELNADAILASTIISHDDIHYKNMKRIHELCVEKGIRDKIMILCGGTQVSPETAVKQGIDAGFGRGSKGIHVATFLVKRRREIQNEG, encoded by the coding sequence ATGGCTTTAAAACCAAATGAAAAACTAGATATTAAAAATATCCTAAAAGATCTAGATCAATACACACCAAAACGTAGGGGCTGGACATGGCGTAAGAGGGAAGAAAACCTAAAAATGGGACCCTTTATCTATAAAAACTGTTCTACACCCTTAGAACAGAGTACTCCACTGCCTTCAGCTAAATATTTTAATGATATTGATCCACAACCTGATTCAGTCATCACAACAGAAATTGCTTCAGGAAGATTTGAAGATGATATTCGTCGTATGCGTATGGCAGCTTGGCACGGCGCTGACCATATCATGGTTATAAGAACAGCTGGACAAAGCCACTTTGACGGTCTGATTGAAGGAACACCTCAAGGTATAGGTGGTATTCCAGTAACAAGAAAACAAGTAAGGGCCCAAAGAAAAGCTCTAGATTTGATAGAAGAAGAAGTTGGCAGACCAATTAACTATCATTCCTATATTAGTGGTGTTGCAGGACCTGAAATTGCGGTTATGTTTGCAGAAGAAGGTGTAAACGGGGCCCACCAAGATCCTCAATACAACGTTTTATATAGAAATATCAACATGATTCGTTCCTTTGTAGACGCAGCGGAAGCAAAAAAATCAATGGTATGGGCCGACATAGCCCAAATAGATGGTGCCCATAATGCCAATGCTACAGCTAGAGAAGCATGGAAGGTAATGCCAGAATTAATGGTACAGCATGCATTAAACTCCATCTATTCAGTAAAAGTAGGGATGAAGAAGGAAAATATATGCCTATCCACTGTACCTCCTACTGCACCTCCTGCTCCATGTATGACATTAGATTTACCCTATGCAGTAGCATTAAGAGAACTGTTTAAAGAATATAAAATGAGAGCACAAATGAATACCAAATACATGGAATCCTCCACAAGGGAAGCTACTGTAACCCATGTATTAAACCTACTAATGTCTAGATTAACAAGGGCTGACATACAGTCCACCATTACCCCTGATGAAGGACGAAATGTACCATGGCATATTTACAATATGGAGGCCTGTGACACTGCAAAGCAGGCTCTAGTAGGTATGGACGGCTTAATGGATATGATAGAATTAAAAAATGAAGGTGTTTTAAGAGAAAAAGCAAGAGAATTAAAGGAAAGAGCCGTTCTATTTATGGAGGAAGTATTAGAGGTTGGAGGTTACTTCAAAGCTGTTGAAGACGGTTTCTTTGTAGATTCCGGTTACTACCCTGAAAGAAACGGTGATGGTATTGCAAGAAAAATAGATGGTGGTATTGGTGTTGGAACTGTTTATGAAAGAGACGAAGACTACTTTGCACCAGTAACTGCCCATTTTGGTTATAACAACGTAGCTCAGTATGATGATAGCATGGTGGATAATCCAAGCCAGTTAATTGACGGATCTACCTATGAAAAACCAGAAAAGATTATCTTCATTGATGAACTGGATGAAACCGACAATGTAGATGTAAGATTAGATGAAACAAAGGATTTAAGAGAAAGCACAAAGGTTAAACCGGAAGTAGAATGGATGGGAGATGGCTATATTATGCTAAACCTTTTCCTTCCATTACCTAAGCGTGTAGCCGAGTTTACAGCTATAGAAATGGCTAAAAAGATGGGTTTAGAGGATGTAGAGGTTATTCATAAGGAAGAAATGCATCCTTCTGAAGGAACTAGAATTGAGCTTAAAGGAAGAGTAGGATTTACCATTGATACAAAGGATTTGGTTATTCCTCCAGAACCAGAAATTATGTCAGAGGATGAGGTAAGAGAAGATATTGAAAAACAACCGATGAAAATTGTTGCAGGAACAGTTGGAGAGGATGAACATTCGGTAGGACTTAGAGAAATCATTGATATTAAACATGGTGGTATAGAGAAATATGGAATCGAATGTCATTATTTAGGTACATCTGTTGCTATTGAAAAACTAGTTGATGCAGCCATTGAATTAAATGCGGATGCTATTCTAGCATCCACCATTATTAGCCATGATGATATTCATTATAAAAATATGAAACGTATTCATGAGCTTTGTGTAGAAAAAGGAATCCGTGATAAAATTATGATTCTTTGCGGCGGCACACAGGTTAGTCCTGAAACAGCGGTTAAACAAGGAATAGATGCTGGTTTTGGAAGAGGAAGCAAAGGTATTCATGTGGCAACCTTCCTAGTAAAAAGAAGAAGGGAAATCCAAAATGAAGGTTAA
- a CDS encoding ornithine aminomutase subunit alpha yields MKRADDFQVRRQHLKDLSDEALEQRFWQLAEKIVDPMIDLAKKHTTPSIERSVLLRMGFSSIEAKAIAEGVMDRGLMGKGAGHIVYRVAKEKGMDVREAGLQLAEGKLWDEVMGIFKGGVE; encoded by the coding sequence ATGAAAAGAGCCGACGATTTTCAAGTAAGAAGACAACACTTAAAGGATTTAAGTGACGAAGCTTTGGAACAAAGATTTTGGCAATTGGCAGAAAAAATTGTAGATCCAATGATTGATTTAGCTAAAAAACATACTACACCATCCATTGAAAGATCGGTATTACTTCGTATGGGTTTTTCTAGTATAGAAGCTAAGGCTATTGCAGAAGGTGTTATGGATAGAGGATTAATGGGTAAGGGTGCAGGTCATATCGTATATAGAGTTGCTAAGGAAAAGGGAATGGATGTAAGAGAAGCAGGATTACAATTAGCTGAAGGAAAGCTTTGGGATGAAGTTATGGGGATCTTTAAGGGAGGTGTAGAATAA
- the ortB gene encoding 2-amino-4-oxopentanoate thiolase subunit OrtB, giving the protein MNKDYSYEAVMARRSEIMKKAVGIDYAVFESGRISFDYERMMRETGYTLQEMQQIQGETGVGNTPLLELKNLTALARKLAPEGKGARIFIKDEASNPSGSFKARRAANAVYHAKRLGYKGVIAATSGNYGAAVASQAAMRGLKCIIIQECYDSTGKGQPEIIEKARKCEAFGAEVIQLTVGPELFYSFLKLLEETGYFNASLYTPFGIAGVETLGYELSMQFREREGKDPDVVVCTNAGGGNLTGTARGLKKAGAEDVQIVGASVNLKGLHMASDTHFNKKSFTTGHTGFGIPFSTWPDRSDVPRSAARPLRYMDRYVLVNQGEVFYITEALAQLEGLERGPAGNTSLAAAFAMAQEMDQDQIIVVQETEYTGAGKHIQPQLTFARDNGIKILFGNPDEEIQGENIILPSHPSMIKARAVDMDKLKTSYIKNCIEFNKIESITKEDIKFLAIDCKATTDFVERILKQLGIVIQ; this is encoded by the coding sequence ATGAATAAAGATTATAGCTATGAGGCAGTAATGGCGCGACGAAGTGAAATTATGAAGAAGGCAGTAGGTATTGATTACGCTGTCTTTGAGTCCGGCAGGATTTCTTTTGACTATGAAAGAATGATGAGAGAAACCGGATACACACTACAGGAGATGCAACAGATTCAAGGGGAAACAGGTGTAGGTAATACTCCTCTTCTTGAACTTAAAAATCTAACAGCTTTAGCAAGAAAATTAGCACCAGAGGGGAAGGGTGCAAGAATATTTATTAAGGATGAAGCCTCTAACCCTTCAGGAAGCTTTAAAGCAAGAAGAGCTGCCAACGCTGTATACCATGCCAAAAGACTAGGCTATAAGGGGGTTATAGCTGCCACCAGCGGTAACTATGGGGCAGCTGTAGCCAGTCAAGCCGCTATGAGGGGACTAAAGTGTATTATTATTCAGGAATGCTATGACAGCACTGGGAAAGGACAGCCAGAAATTATTGAAAAGGCAAGAAAGTGTGAAGCCTTTGGAGCAGAGGTTATCCAATTAACAGTAGGACCAGAGCTATTCTACAGTTTCCTAAAACTATTAGAGGAAACAGGATACTTTAATGCTTCTTTATATACTCCCTTTGGTATTGCAGGGGTAGAAACCTTAGGCTATGAGCTATCTATGCAATTTCGAGAAAGAGAAGGTAAAGATCCTGATGTAGTGGTATGTACCAATGCCGGTGGTGGTAACTTAACAGGAACAGCTAGGGGATTAAAGAAGGCTGGAGCAGAAGATGTTCAAATTGTAGGGGCCAGCGTAAACCTTAAGGGTCTCCACATGGCCAGTGACACCCATTTTAATAAGAAATCCTTTACAACCGGGCATACGGGCTTCGGCATACCTTTTTCAACATGGCCAGATCGTTCAGATGTTCCAAGGTCTGCTGCAAGACCACTAAGATATATGGATCGTTATGTTCTTGTAAACCAAGGAGAAGTCTTCTATATAACTGAAGCCTTAGCTCAACTTGAAGGTCTTGAAAGAGGACCAGCAGGCAATACCTCCTTAGCAGCAGCCTTTGCTATGGCTCAAGAAATGGATCAGGATCAGATTATCGTTGTGCAAGAAACGGAATATACAGGGGCAGGAAAGCATATTCAACCCCAGTTAACCTTTGCAAGGGACAACGGTATCAAAATTCTGTTTGGAAATCCTGATGAAGAGATTCAGGGAGAAAACATTATACTGCCATCCCATCCTTCCATGATTAAGGCGAGAGCTGTGGATATGGATAAGTTAAAGACCTCCTATATTAAAAATTGTATAGAATTTAATAAAATTGAAAGTATTACAAAGGAAGACATAAAATTTTTAGCAATAGATTGTAAAGCAACTACAGACTTTGTAGAGCGTATACTAAAACAGTTAGGTATAGTCATTCAATAA
- the ortA gene encoding 2-amino-4-oxopentanoate thiolase subunit OrtA, whose protein sequence is MRVEKGTWVKIHDILLKPEKRAPQIPEDTKKVPLEMWTKGFLLEDANIGDTVEVKTITNRTAVGTLVEANPYYEHDFGKFIPELLQIGIQLKEILWGGGDHE, encoded by the coding sequence ATGAGAGTAGAAAAAGGTACATGGGTTAAAATTCATGATATTTTACTAAAACCAGAAAAAAGAGCACCTCAAATACCAGAGGATACAAAGAAAGTGCCATTAGAGATGTGGACAAAAGGATTTTTGCTTGAAGACGCTAACATAGGTGATACAGTAGAAGTAAAGACCATTACAAATAGAACAGCAGTAGGAACTTTAGTAGAGGCCAACCCATATTACGAGCATGACTTTGGTAAGTTCATTCCTGAACTTCTGCAAATAGGTATTCAATTAAAAGAAATCCTATGGGGAGGTGGGGATCATGAATAA
- the ord gene encoding 2,4-diaminopentanoate dehydrogenase yields MENIRVIIWGFGAMGSGMAKMLLNKKGVEIVGVCDRNKARVGKDMYEVLGIERGERKPVIISNRIEDVAKEGAVDIALLATDSFTKTAFEKIKLIVKNKINVISTAEEMAYPQAQEPELTKEMDRLAKENGVSILGTGINPGLIMDLLVVTLTGCMLDVEHIEAKRVNSLSPFGRAVMEEQGVGITVEEFNKGVEDKTLAGHVGFAESIRMIGDAIGWPIEKIETQMKPIVTTVDRKAPYGFAAAGNVAGVNMTGQGYVNGQIKINMIHPQQIEPEMEGTFTGDYITIKGTPEVNMSIKPEVEGGLGTIAMCVNMIPHVINALPGLKTMIDLPVPRAIMGDMRDLVQR; encoded by the coding sequence ATGGAAAATATTAGAGTCATTATCTGGGGATTCGGTGCTATGGGAAGTGGTATGGCAAAGATGCTTTTAAACAAAAAAGGGGTAGAAATCGTAGGTGTTTGTGATAGAAACAAAGCTAGAGTTGGTAAGGATATGTATGAAGTTCTTGGCATAGAAAGAGGAGAACGTAAGCCCGTCATTATTTCTAATAGGATTGAAGATGTGGCTAAGGAAGGAGCAGTGGATATAGCACTGTTGGCAACAGACTCCTTCACCAAAACAGCTTTTGAAAAAATTAAACTTATTGTAAAAAATAAAATTAATGTAATTTCTACAGCTGAAGAGATGGCTTATCCACAAGCCCAAGAACCGGAGTTGACTAAGGAAATGGATAGATTAGCAAAAGAAAATGGTGTCAGTATTTTAGGTACAGGTATTAACCCGGGCTTAATTATGGATCTATTGGTAGTTACCTTAACAGGTTGTATGCTGGATGTTGAACATATTGAAGCAAAAAGAGTCAATTCTCTATCACCCTTTGGTCGTGCAGTTATGGAGGAACAAGGTGTAGGTATAACTGTTGAAGAATTTAATAAAGGTGTAGAAGATAAAACATTAGCAGGACACGTTGGATTTGCAGAATCAATTAGGATGATTGGAGATGCTATTGGCTGGCCAATTGAAAAAATTGAAACACAAATGAAACCAATCGTTACTACTGTTGACAGAAAGGCACCCTATGGCTTTGCTGCCGCCGGTAATGTAGCAGGAGTAAATATGACGGGACAAGGCTATGTCAATGGTCAAATAAAAATAAATATGATTCATCCACAACAAATCGAACCTGAAATGGAAGGAACATTTACAGGTGACTATATAACTATTAAGGGTACTCCAGAAGTAAATATGTCTATTAAGCCTGAAGTTGAGGGGGGTTTAGGAACAATAGCTATGTGTGTCAATATGATTCCCCATGTAATTAATGCATTGCCTGGCTTAAAGACAATGATAGATTTACCAGTACCAAGAGCTATTATGGGTGACATGAGAGATTTAGTACAAAGGTAG
- a CDS encoding sigma-54 interaction domain-containing protein yields the protein MVILQKILRSIDEGIHVINNEGVTIVYNEAMAELEGMPIEEVLGESLLDVFPSLNQETSTLLKVLKTEKPIINKSQSYLNNQRKQISTISTTIPLYYENEKIGALEIAKNITKFKNLSDEIMRLHQELSRPLLKMNKIKNYTFEDLIGKSPVFIKAVQLARRAANSSSTILIYGETGTGKELFAQSIHYHSQRHNKPFIAQNCAALPESLLEGILFGTTKGSFTGAIDRPGIFEQASGGTILLDEINSMDLQLQAKLLRVLQEGYVRRIGGLKDIPIDVRIIATTNKKLIDMVEKGGFRRDLYYRLRVVSINIPSLWERKEDIEILTDYFIKKYNSQLHKQVWMLSEEVKEDFLCYEWPGNVRELENLIEGAMNFIQDEHILSRDFFPEYIVIHKGKNNQQDTLVSLETNKSLPEVLHSIEEQYIISTMAYYNGNITQAANKLGIKRQTLQHKLKKYGIDANQD from the coding sequence ATGGTAATACTGCAAAAAATTTTGCGGTCCATTGATGAAGGTATACATGTTATTAATAATGAAGGTGTTACTATTGTATACAATGAAGCCATGGCAGAGCTAGAAGGAATGCCTATAGAGGAGGTTTTAGGTGAAAGTCTTTTAGATGTATTTCCCAGTCTTAACCAAGAAACCAGTACATTATTAAAGGTATTAAAAACTGAAAAGCCTATTATAAACAAAAGCCAGTCTTATCTAAATAATCAACGCAAACAAATTAGCACCATTAGCACCACTATACCCCTTTATTATGAAAATGAAAAAATAGGAGCTCTAGAAATAGCAAAGAATATTACTAAATTTAAAAATTTATCTGATGAAATTATGCGATTACATCAAGAATTATCTAGACCCCTCTTAAAAATGAATAAAATAAAAAATTATACCTTCGAAGATTTGATAGGAAAAAGTCCAGTCTTTATCAAGGCAGTGCAACTAGCCAGGAGAGCTGCTAATTCCTCCTCTACCATCTTAATTTATGGAGAAACAGGAACAGGGAAAGAATTATTTGCTCAAAGTATTCATTATCATAGCCAGCGACATAATAAACCCTTTATAGCACAAAACTGTGCTGCATTACCGGAAAGCTTATTAGAGGGAATCTTATTTGGAACTACAAAGGGAAGTTTTACAGGCGCTATCGACAGACCAGGAATTTTTGAACAGGCTTCGGGAGGAACCATATTACTAGATGAGATTAACTCTATGGATTTACAGCTACAGGCAAAACTATTGAGGGTATTACAGGAAGGGTATGTGAGGAGAATAGGGGGCTTAAAGGATATTCCTATAGATGTCAGGATTATTGCTACAACAAATAAAAAACTAATAGATATGGTAGAAAAAGGGGGATTTCGAAGGGATTTATATTATAGATTAAGGGTAGTTAGTATTAATATACCTAGCCTGTGGGAAAGAAAAGAAGATATTGAAATTTTAACAGACTATTTCATTAAAAAATATAATAGCCAACTCCATAAACAAGTATGGATGCTATCGGAAGAGGTAAAAGAAGACTTTCTTTGCTATGAATGGCCTGGAAATGTCAGGGAACTAGAAAACCTGATTGAAGGAGCAATGAACTTTATCCAAGATGAACATATACTAAGTAGAGATTTTTTTCCGGAATATATTGTTATTCATAAGGGTAAAAATAATCAACAGGATACCCTTGTATCCTTAGAGACTAATAAATCACTGCCAGAAGTACTTCATTCAATAGAAGAACAGTATATCATCAGCACAATGGCCTATTACAATGGCAATATTACTCAAGCAGCAAATAAACTAGGTATTAAGAGACAAACCCTCCAGCATAAGCTAAAAAAATATGGAATTGATGCAAACCAAGACTAA